From Arcobacter arenosus:
AAAGATAGATATGGAAAATCAAGACTTTTTGGTTCAATTGGGTTTACTGTAATCTCATTACTTTTAGGACAATTTTTAGCTAATCCATATGTAGCAATTCATTACTATTTAGCAGTTAATATCTTAACAGTTATATTCGCCCTTTTACTTTTAAAATATGATGATGTAAATCACGATGAAAGTATAACAGATGAACCATTTTCATTTTTTAAGTATTGGCCATTTTGGGTTAGCTTATTTTTTATGCAACTAAGTTTTGGAGGGTTTTATAACTTCTTTACAATATATGAAACGGAGCATGGGATAAGTTTGCAGATGACATCTTACCTTTGGTCATTTGGTGTTTTATGTGAAATTATTTTACTTTATTTTCAAGCACCACTATTAAAAAGAAATCTATTAAACATAATTAAATTTTCTATTGCTATTACTATAATTAGATGGTTTTTATTATTTGCTTATCCTGATAATTTAGCCTTAACCTTTTTTACACAAAGTATTCATGCTTTTTCTTTTGGTCTTTATCATAGTGCAGTTATTATATATTTATACTCTTTATATTCAAACAAAAAGCTAGCCCAACAATTTATGTATGGAGTAGCTTATGGTCTAGGGGGCTTTTTAGGTGCTTTGATTGCTGGGTGGTTATATGGAGAATATCTATTCTTATATAGTTCTATATTTTCTGCTTTTGCTTTAATCTTTTTATTTAATAAACGTTTACCCAACAAGGATATCTAAACAATATCCATAATTAGTGTTTTTATATTTTTCTTTTCTTGAATCTCATTTAGTTTTAAACCAGGAATTTCCATTGCCATAAATTCACTATGATTAGTGATTTTATTTTTTGCCATCTCTTGTAAAACTTTTCCTCTATAAAACTTAGCCCAATGGGAAACAACTTTTCCATCTTTAATAAACTTAAATGTTAATACTTCAGCCTTTTTAACCTTGTAAAACTTTTCATAAAAACCTGCTCTTAAATCAATAACTTCATTTCCAACAAAATCATCTAAAGCTTCCGTAAAATTATCCATATAAAATTTTTCTACACTAATATTTGGAAGCTTTGCTCCTTGTTTATATTTATAGTCAGAAATTAAATCTTTTGCTAAAATTGGACCAAAAAGATTTGAAAACAAAACAACATTTTCATCAATATATTTTTGTTCTTCACTTTGTAAGTTGTTATAATCTAAAGCATCAAAGGCAACTCCATTGTATCTATTTATTGCCTTCATTGTAGGTTTATTGGCTATACTTTCTTTATATTTTTCCACATCTTTTAGATTTTTTAATCCAAACCATTTTGATAACTCTTCAATTGTAGAATTTTTTAATAAATCTTCATAAATATTTAAAATCTCTTCTCTTCTTGAGAAAAGTTGGGGAAAAGAAAAGTTTTCTTTTGAGAAAGAAGGGGATTCCCCTCCACTATTTTTTGTTTCTGCAGGTGCTAATAAAATTTTCATAATAACTCTTTTGAATAATATAAATAGGAGTTTATCAAAATCTTTATTTAAGAAGTTTTATTTTAACCTATAAACTTTCCACTATGATAAAGCCACTTGTCATTAACTTTTACAAATTTACTCTTTTCAACAAAAGAGGCATCAATAGCTCCTTGTGAAATTATAGCTTTAAAAGTAACGTAAGCTTCAGTTTCACCATCAATAAAATCATAGATTTCTAAACCTTGAAAAGTAGTATGATCAAAGTAATCATGTAGTGCTTGTTCCCAAGTTTTAATATCAGAAGAGTAATCTGGGTTTTCCCGGTGGGTTGTTTCCATTAAATAACTTGCATTATTTGCTGCATATGCGCTATACCTTGATTTCATGAGCTCTAATGCATTTTTTGCATAATCACCTTCATGAAATACTTTACAACATTTTTTAAATTTTTTTAAACTTCCACATGGACAGAATGAGTTACCTGATATCTTCATATTAAATCCTAATTTTAAGGTTAAAAATATTTTATCAAAAAATTTAAAAATTTGGAAGTGGCTATAATATAAATTATAATCACTCCCAAATACGATATTATTTAACCTTTATCTCATTTTTTATATTTAAGATTAACTTTGGTCCAAAACCTTTTAATTTTGACAACTCATCTACATTTTCTATTTTTTTACTTTTTCTAAAAGTAATTATTTGTTCTGCTTTTTTTTCACCTATACCTTTTATTGTCATAAGTTCATCTTTTGTTGCAGTATTTAAATTTAATGCTGCAAACATAAATGATACACCCATTAGCAATGTGACTAATATCTTTTTCATTTCAACTCCTTTAATATAATATTTTATATTATCTATAATAACTTTAAAGTTTATTTATAATCATTATAATTACTTTTATTTTTTGCAAAATATTATATATATCTAATCTCATTTATAATAGAATAATCAAAATCAATTTGAGGGAAGAGTATGGATTTTCAAATTCCGTTGGAATTAATAAGTAATTTAATCTCAGTGGCTTTACTAGCTGCGCTATTATATAAGTATCTTCAATATAAAAAGAAGCTTGATGTATTAAAGGGTTTAGATGTATTGAAAAATGAAAAAAAATTAACTTCAGAAGATAAAGAGTTTATAAAAAAGAATTTAAAAGACTATAAGCTTGCTTTTGAAAACGATCAAGAAAGAATAAAAATTGTATATCCAGTATTTATTTTAATTACAGGTATTTTATTTATCTATCTTTCTTTTCAAGAGGCTATGATACATTTAAATTTAGTTGTTGTTGCTTATATATATTTACATATTAGTAAATTACATAATAGGAATTTTTATAATTTCTTAAAAGAATTAAGTAATAATATTGATTGATCCAATATAGGAGAAAAAATGTTTAGCAATTTTTTAGGTAAAAAAGATAATAAAGAACCCAAACAAGTAGATTCAGAAAAAATAGATGAAACCATTGTTATACAAAAAGAAGAACCTAAAGGGAAAGAGTCTGAACCATTGGTTATAAAAACAAATACAGAAGATGATTTTGATAAAAAACAATGTATTGATATGGGTTTAGATATTAAAGAAAATGTAAAAAGAGCAAGCCATGCTTTTTTCAATAGTAAAAACAAACAAAAAGCAGATGCATATTTAATGTTTGAAGAATATATTAGTAGCCTTTCATCAGAAAGAACTAGAGAACTTCAAAAAATGAAATACTTAGATTTTATAGAAGAAGAAGAAAAAATATTTACTATGCTTAAAAATGGTTTTGCACAATCTGTTTCAAAGGGTGCATCCCTTGATGAAAATAGTAGAAAAATTGTTGATTTTATATTTGGAGATATTAAAAAATTTCCATCAAAAGGTCATAGATATTGGTATTATAAAACCTATATTTGGCAAAAAAGAGAAACTGATTAGAAAAACTCTTCTAATCTTTTTCCGCAATCATTATTATAAACTTCAAAATCACATTTATATAAATCATTTGATTTCAAAAAATCTATACATGCATAAATAGCTTCTTCTGGATCTTTACAATAAATATAGTGTTGCATTAATCCTTCACAAATATCAACAGCTAATAAAGCAATTTTGTTTTCTTCTTCTAAACTTTCTAAATGATTATTCTCAAAAGCAGTAAAAAAAGCCAAACAAGCAGGATCAGGGAACATAATATCATCAGCAACATGAAAATTGTGTTTTAATAAAACTAAGTGTGGAAACTCTTCCATTGTTTGAGGTAAATCAATATCATCTCTTACTCTTAACATCTGGTTAATATTCCCAGTGTTTTCTAAATACCATTTCTCTTCCATAATCAACCTTGAATATAGGCATTCATCAAAGATGAATACCTACATAATTACATTGTACCTGCTAAAGATTTAACAAGTCCATCTTCTAAAAATGGTCTAGCTTGCTCAAACTCTAAACCAGGAGCATAAGCAGAACTTACAATTCTTGTTCTATATTTTTTCCATTGAACATTTTCCATAGTAGAACTTTGTTTACTTACAGAACCTCTACCCATTTGTCCTGACATACTATCATTTTGAGTTACAGTTTCACCTTTCATTGGTCTTTGTCTAATCTCTACATCAGTAACCATTGCGTAATGGACATCTTTAACTCTAGCTGCTTCTATACCTAAACCTACAACTGCACCAATTAATCCAGCAGTTCCAGCTCTACCATATCCACCACCAGTTAACATTGTTACACCAGCTGCTGCTGCTCCCACTCCAAAACCTGATGCCAAATAATTTTTTTGTTCATTTTCATCCATTTGACCAACTTTAAGTAAGTTTGCTTGCACCATAAAATTAGCTTTTTTAGGATTCCTTGTTACAATGAACCCCATACTTTCAAATTTTGCTTTTAATTTTTGCATAATTTCAAGCTCTTCATCTGAAGTGTTTCTAAATTTGAAATAGATAATTTGATCTTTTGGATCAACTGGCTCTAAAAATATAGTTTCACTCATTTTTGTTTTTGCATGAACATCTTGTTTAGTTATAGCTACTTTTTCTCCAGTTGCAGTTGTTCCAACTTTTGTAAAAGATGGTGCCGCACAACCTGTAAATAATAAAGTAGCAAGCGAGATACTCACTAAACTCGTTTTCTTTAAACTTACTTTTTTAATCATTCCTTCACCTTGTTATTAAATTAAATTTTATTTTAGGAAAATATGTTTTAATGTTACATAAATATATTGATTTTTAGTTATTTATTTTAAAAGTTAAAGATTTTAAGACCAAAAATATCTTTATTATTTCTATTTATCCATCCATTTATAATTAAATCATCTTTTTTTGAAATAAATTGTGAAACAGAAGAATTATTATCTAAAACATTAACACTAAGTGTCCACTCATTACCATCCTTATCAATTAGTGTATCAACGAAAAACAATTCTTCATCAGTATACTCATCTTCATGGTCAAAAATCTTTTCTAGTATTCTTTGTAACATATAGTTACGTTTTAAACTATTATTTATTTCTAATTCATTTAATGATAGCTTATCTTTTAATTTATATAAAACTTTCCCATTTATATTTGATTCTTTAAGGATAAGAATAAATTTCTCACCTTGTTTTGCATTTAGAATAAACAAAGAACCAACAAGTGTTAAAACAACTATAAACTTCAAGAAAATATTTTTCATTTTTTTCCCTTTTACCAATTAATTGGCTTTTTTCCTAAACTTTTTAAAATTTCATTTGTTTTACTAAAATGTTTACATCCAAAAAAACCTCTATACGAAGATAAAGGACTTGGATGGGGAGCAGTCAAAATATGATGTTTTGTTTCATCGATTATTTTAGACTTTGCAATTGCTGGTCCACCCCAAAGGATAAATACAACATCCTTACAATTTTGTGAGATGTATTTTATTATATTATCAGTGAAAATTTCCCATCCTAATTTATGATGTGATTTTGGTTTTGATTCCTCAACCGTTAAAATTGTATTTAATAATAGCACTCCCTCTTCTGCCCAAGGGTTTAAATCTCCATCTAAACAAGAAGAATCTTTTTTTAAATCATCTTTTATCTCTTTTAGAATATTAACCATTGAGGGTGGATTTTTTATCTCTTTAGGAGTGGAAAAAGCTAGACCTTGTGCTTGACCTTTTCCATGATAAGGATCTTGTCCTAGAATTACTACTTTTAAATCTTCTAAAGAAGATTTTGTAAAGGCATTAAATATTTTATTTTTAGGGGGAAACACGGTTGTGGTTTCATATTTTTTATCAATTTGCTCTTTTAGATTTTTAAAATAATCTTTTTCTTTTTCAATATTAATTACATCTTTCCAATTTTCCATTATATCTCTTATTAAAAATTCTTTTCATTATTTGTTAATCAAACTTTCAATACTATACCATAAAATTAAATAAAGGTTAAAAAAATGAAAGCTTTTTTAATAGGGCTAGGTGTAATTGTTATCGCAATTATTGCCTTAATTGCAACAAATATAAATAATGTACCAAAATTGGATGAAAATGTTAAAGCATCTTGGTCTCAAGTTCAAAACCAATACAAAAGAAGAGCAGATTTAATTCCTAACCTTGTATCAACAGTAAAAGCTTATGCATCACATGAAAAATCAACTTTAACAGAAGTTACCCAAGCAAGAGCAAATGTTGGAAAAATCAACTTAACTCCTGAGATGTTATCTAACCCTCAACTTTTTCAACAATTCCAACAAGCACAAGGAGCTCTAAGTTCTGCCCTATCAAAACTAATGTTAGTAGTTGAAAGATATCCAGAATTGAAAGCAAACAAAAACTTTCTAGCACTTCAATCTCAACTAGAAGGGACAGAAAATAGAATCTCTGTTGCAAGAAGGGATTATATAGAAACAGTAAGACTTTATAATCTTGAACTTAGAACTTTCCCTGGTAAAATAGTTGCAGCAATAATATATCCAGAGGCACAAGTAAAGGAAACTTTTACAGCATCACCTCAAGAACAAGAAGCTCCAAAAGTAAATTTCTAATATGAAAAAAATAGTTCTAACAATAGTATCTTTTCTTCTTTTACAAAATATACTATTTGCAGCTCCAACTTTTCCTTCCCTTACAGGAAGAGTTGTTGATAATGCTCAAATATTATCAAAACAAGAGGAGACAAAACTATCTTCTATATTAGAAAATGAGGAAAAAAATACTTCTAATCAAATAGTAATAGTAACACTAAACTCCCTAGATGGTTATGATATAGCAGATTATGGTTATCAGTTAGGAAGATATTGGCAAATTGGTCAAAAAGATAAAAACAATGGAGTTTTACTTATCATCTCAATGGCTGAAAAAAAGCTGAGAATAGAAGTTGGATATGGTCTTGAAGGAGTACTTACAGATAAGACAGCCCATGAAATTATAGAATATGTTTTAAAACCAAAGTTTAGACAAGGTGATTTTTATGGTGGTATTAGTGAGGCAACAAATGCTATTATAAAAGCTATTAAGGGTGAATATAAACCAAGTGATTATGGAGTATTAAATGAAACTTCTGAAAATTGGTTTTTCCTATTTTTTGCAATAATATTTATATCTGCTATATTAGGTGGAGCTACTAGAAAATTTAAGAATATGAAGATTAGTAAACTATTTCATTCTAGTATGTTAGGGGGATTTGCAGGTACTTTTGCTATTGGCTTTACCCAAAGTTTATTATTTGCAGCCATTGCATACTTTGTTATTGGTATTATTGTTTATTTAACTACAAAAAAAGTTTCTTATGATTCTTATTCTAGTACTCATCCCTCTTATGGTACTGGATATAATGGAGGTTTTGGTGGTTTCTCTTCAGGTGGAGGATTTAGCAGTTCTAGTGGCTTCGGTGGAGGTGGCGGAAGTTTTGGTGGCGGTGGCGCTAGTGGAGGATGGTAATGTATTTAAACGAAAATGAAAAACAAAAAATCTCACAAGAGATTGAAAACCTTGAGAAACAAAGTTCAGCTGAACTTGTTGCAGTTATGACTAAAAAATCATCTTCATATAAATTTGAAACTATAGCTTTAAGCCTATTTATCACAACTATTATTTCACTTATAACGTTAGTTTTTGAAAACAATAGTATAAAACTATTTGAAATACAAACACTAAGTTTTATCTTCTTTTATTTTATTTTTGATAAATCAAATAAAGCACTTTTATCTTTACTTCCAAAATCATACAAATATGAAAAAACATCTATTTATGCAAATAAACAATTTGCTAATCTAGGTTTACAAAAAATAAAAACAAAGCAGGCTATTATGTTTTTTGTTAGTTTAGATGAAAAATATGTGGAAATTATTACAGATAGTGTCATAAAAGGAAAGATTGATGACTCTTATTGGCAAAATATTGTTGATGAATTTATCAAAGATGTAAAAAATAACAATATTTCAAATGGTTATATAAAAGCGATAAAACAATGTAATGAGATTCTAATCAAAAATTTTCCTATTCAAGAAAATGATGAAAATGAATTATCAAATGAAGTGATAGAACTAAAAAATTGAAACCTTATATAAAACAAATTTTATCAGCTTTTTTAATTCTATTTTCTTGTTTAGGATTTGGAAGATTTGCTTTTGGCATGATTTTACCAAATCTACAAGCATCTTTAGAACTCTCAACAACCCAAGTTGGTTTTATAGGTACAGCTAATTTTATAGGATACTTCATTGGTATTTTATTTGTAAACTCTTTATATACAAAATACCCAACATATAAACTTATCTTTGCTACAATGATTTTGCAAGCTTTATTTATGGTACTTATGACAGTTTTTTCAAACTACCTACTTATCTCTTTTTTCTATTGCCTTGCAGGATTTTTAGCAAGTATTTCAAATATCTCAATTATGTCTTACTTATCAAATGAGATACCAAAAGATATAAGGGGAAAAGCTATAGGAATAGTAGTTAGTGCAAGTGGAGTTGCAATTGTAATTTCTGGACAAATTGTTCCATATGTTGAAAGTATTGTTAAAATAGATGCTTGGGAAACTTCATGGATTTTATTTAGTTGTATTATGGTTGTTTTTGCTTTTGTTTCACAAATTGGGATAAAAAAAGACACCTCACATCATTTGAGTGAATTAAAATCAAAAGCCTTTGAATACTTTTTTATAAGCTCCTTTTGGAAGGTTGGGATATTATATATGATATTTGGACTAACTTATGCTGTTTATGTTACATATTTTGTAAGTGCAGTTATTAGCAAATACAATTTTAGTACTTCTATCTCGGGAGACTTTTGGGCTTTAGTTGGATTTTTGAGTATTTTTTCAGGTTATATATTTGGTATTCTTGCAGATAAAACAAGCGCCTATAAAGCTTTGATTTTGGTTTTTATTTTACAAACAATTTCTAACTTTATATTAACCCTCGACTTAAATTTTATTGCTGTTTGGATATCTACTATCACCTTTGGAATATCTGTTTGGAGTGTGCCTTCACTTATAACACTACTTACTTCTATCCACTTTGATGTGAAAAAAAATGCACAAGTTTTAGCTTTAGTAACTTTGCTTTTTGCCCTATGCCAAACAATTGCTCCTGTAGGTGCTGGTTATCTTTATGATTTGAATAAAAGTTATGATTTAGTCTTTTTAATAAGTTCCATGTTAACTTTCTTTGCTATTATTTTATCAATTATTTTTTCAAGACATATAATAAAAGAACATTAGGATTTATATGAAAAACAAAGCTATTATATTTGATTTAGATGGAACACTTATAGATTCATTAAAAGATATTGCAATAAGTGCTAATTTAGTATTAGAAGAGTTTAATCTGCCTTTACATGATATCTCTGAATATAAAAATTTTGTTGGAGGAGGAGCATCTGTTTTAGTTAACAACTGTGTTCCAAAAAATAGTAATGAAGATTTAAAACAAAAAGTATTAAATAGATTTAAAGAGGTATATGATCAAGAACATCATTTAAATACACAACCTTATGATGGTATTTATGAAGTTTTAGAGCAATTAACAAAACAAAATATTAAAATTGGAATACTTTCTAATAAACCCCACTATTTTACATGCAAGTATGTTGAAGAGTTTTTTAGTGATTATAATTTCTTAGAGATTCATGGACAAAAAGAAAATGTTCCTAAAAAACCTAATCCAATGGTTGCTCTTGAAATTGCCAACTCTTTTAATATAAAACCAGAAAACATTTTTTTTGTTGGAGATAGTGATGTTGATATAAAAACTGCTATTAATTCAAAAATGATTCCTGTTGGAGTAAAATGGGGTTTTAGAGGACCTAGAGAATTAATAGAAAATGGAGCAAAATATATTGTTGATACACCAAAAGATATTTTAAAGCTTTTTGAGAAGTAAGCTTTTAAGCTTACTTCTATTCAGGTTTTTTGTACCCTAGTTTTATCATAATATCCATTGGACTCATATCGTATTTTTCAGCAACTTGTTTAAATTTATCTTCACTACTAGCATCAACCCCTAAAGCTTTTAATTTTGAGATAAACTCATCAGTAGAAAGTTTTAAAGTACTTGCAACCTCTTTCACAGTTTTTCTCCCAAGCCCTGTTAATTCAATAATCTCTTGACCATTTTTTTCAAAATTTACTTTTAAAAGATTATAAATAAATTGTGGACTAACTGAATTATCATCTGCAATTTGTGATAAACTTTGACTTGGTTCAAATATAATATTATTGTTTTTTAATATTTTTTCACTCTCTTTAATATCAAAACCTAATTTTTTACAAAAACTTTCTAAAGATGACAATTCAGCATGTGAATATGGAGCTGTACCATACTCTTTTTCCCAAGAGTTTTTAATGCCATCACCAAATTCTAAAAATGATGAAAAAGGGGTAATGAAAGTTAATGTTCCAACTAAAAAAACTAAAGTCAATACAACTGCAACTAACATATCCTTCGTAAAAACAATCATTTGTTTTGCTTTATTTTTCATATAACTAGTTATTGGTTTCCAGTTATAAAAAACATGTAAAATGGTCATTACTAAAATAAGAACCATAAAAGTTGTATGAACTTGTCCATATTGTTCTTTACTTAAACCTAAGATTTCCCAATTTGCCCAATTTGCTATTCTCCCAGGAGGTGCAATAAATAGCATTATCCCTGTATATGCCATGATTAATATAGAAAGCATCATAGTAAGTGAAGTTATCTTTTTTAAGCTCATCTTAAATCCTTTAATTAATATATTGAAATTATAAAATATTTATTTTAACAGCTTATTAACAATAAAGATAAGGGATGAAAGGAAGATAGAGTACTTGACTCTATCTATTTAAACGTCTAATTCAAAAAAACTTTCATTTATTTTTTGATATTCAGCAATTGAACAAGTTATTTTTAATGCATTTTCATAATCTTTGAAATATTCTAAGAAAAGTTTTTTTAGTTCACTTATATTTGCTGTTCTGAAAATAAAATATCCAACAATATTTTTGTTTCTAGAACCTGCTTTTTCAATACCAAAACTGTCAAATTTCCATTCAACTCCCCTTGAATAGAAAAAAACCTCTTCTAATCTTTTATCTAATTCTTCTCTTACTGTATTGTTGTACTCTTTAAGATGAACATAAAAAGCTACATTTACATTGTATTTTTCTTGTGCAAGTTTTTTTTCAAATGTTGTTTTTGGTTCTTCTATTTTATTATCCATATCTTTCCCTCAAAAAAATTCTTTCGTAATTATAGTAAATAAGATTAAAGGCTAACTAAAATACTACATAATATTTTTTTTTGCTCTCAATCTTAACATCTTTCTTCTAGCTACTTTTCTCATGTCAACATGGGAATCTAATTCATCTACAATCTCTCGACCTAATAAAGTTTCAACTGCATCTTCTAGGGTAACAATCCCTTCTGTTTGTCCATAATTGTCAACAACTAAATACATGTGTTCTTTACTCTCTATAAACATATCAATTAATTTTGATACTGGCACATTTTCATTAACATCCAAAATTGGTTTTATTAGGCTTAATTTATCTTCTAATTCATTTGTAATCTTTTCATAGAAATACTCTTTTGAAATAACCAAACCTACCATATCATCTATATTATTCCTAAAAATTGGAATTCTAGAATACTCTTTTAATTTTTTTAAATTAATAGCATCATTTTTATTAGATTCAAAACTTACTAAATAATCATTTTCTTGTATAGAATAAACTACACTTCTTGGGGTTAAAATATCTTTTACTCTTATATCATGAAGTTGTAGAACATTTTCAATTATTCCACTATCTTCCCTTCTAATAATTCCATTTTCATCAGCTATTTTTGCAGTTGCTATAAGTTCTTCTTTTGTAATAACATTATTCTTCGAATCAGCAAGTAGTGCTGTAATTTTTTTCATAATTATAATAATTGGGTAAGTAATGTAGATTAAAAGTTTTATAACCCTTGTACTAAAACCAGCTAAACTCTTCCAATAATATGCACCTAGCGTTTTAGGAATAATTTCAGAAAATACTAAAATCAAAATAGTTAAAACTGCTGATATATAAAACATATACTCTTCACCAAATATTTTTGCGGCTTCTGCTCCAACTCCTGCTGCACCTAAGGTATGAGCAAAGGTATTTAAAGTTAAGATTGCTGCAATGGAAAAATCAATATCAACTTTTTGTTTTTCCATTAGTAATCCAAGTTTTTTATTTTTTTGTTTAACTAATTCAATATGA
This genomic window contains:
- a CDS encoding CNNM domain-containing protein: MLLIIYFSIAVGVSFLCSILEAVLLSISASHIELVKQKNKKLGLLMEKQKVDIDFSIAAILTLNTFAHTLGAAGVGAEAAKIFGEEYMFYISAVLTILILVFSEIIPKTLGAYYWKSLAGFSTRVIKLLIYITYPIIIIMKKITALLADSKNNVITKEELIATAKIADENGIIRREDSGIIENVLQLHDIRVKDILTPRSVVYSIQENDYLVSFESNKNDAINLKKLKEYSRIPIFRNNIDDMVGLVISKEYFYEKITNELEDKLSLIKPILDVNENVPVSKLIDMFIESKEHMYLVVDNYGQTEGIVTLEDAVETLLGREIVDELDSHVDMRKVARRKMLRLRAKKNIM